The Filimonas lacunae genomic sequence CCAGCTGAGCTAAACGTCAGTAGTTACAGTGTAACAGAATAACAATAAAATGATGGAAATAAAAAACCCTCGTGCCTGTAATGCCGAGGGTTCTAAAGAATTGTAATGATATTAGCATCATATCAAACCATCGGCGGCTTTACAGCATCCTATGACTTGTATATTTGCTATGTTTATGATCGGTAACACTTGTTAATTATTATGCAGCAAATGTATAATATTATTTATTTAGCGACCAAATATTTTTCTTTCTTTTTATAAATAGCCATACCCACAGTGCCTACCAGCAACACAGAGATACATATGTAACGCCATACAATATCTTCCTGTGTAGCTATCTTACCCGTAATAGAAATAACATAACTGGCCAGTGAAGTGATCAGGTATACCAGCCCTCCCATTAAGCCACTGGTCATGCCCGCATGTTGTGGAAAAAACAACAGGCTGGTGGTAAAGTTAACAGTATACAAAAAGCCCGAACAGATATGAATAATAAAAGCAAACAACATAAAGCACCACAGTTGCTGAGAATAAACAGATATTGCCAGCAACACCACAATTAAAGCCAATTGCAGCATAGCAGCCCCCATTACTTTTTTGTTAAACTCCAGCGCAATAAGCCGCTTGGCAACAATACCGCCTATCATCCACGAAAAGCCCAACATTAATGTACAATACCCAATCACCACCGAACTAAAGTGAAAACTATTGGCTATTACAAACGGGCCGGAGATGTTAAACACCATCACTACAGAATACGCCAATCCCAAAGTAATAATACCCAGCAAAAACACCGGGTTACCCAGCATCATTGCATAGTTTTTTTTAATGGTAGTGATATGAAAAGGCTTACGCGTAGCAAGCGTTTCACCACTATATATCAACTCAAACACCAGCATCAGCAAAGCATAGATAGCCAGAAAGTAAAAGTTACTTTGCCAGCCAAACAGCTTTTGCAAAAAGCCACCCAGGAAAGGCGCTACAATAGGCCCCAACGACCAGGTGATGGTAAAAAAACTCAGATAATGCTTCAATTTATCCCCCGTATATAAGTCCACAAAAAAAGCCCGTTTACCCACCACCACAAATGCCACGGCAATCCCCTGCAACACACGCAGCAAACAAATTAACCTTACATCCCTGGTTAGCCCTATCACCATGCTGGATAACACCAACGCTACCAGCGCATACATAGCAGGCTTAAACCGGCCAATACTATCCAACAGGCTGCCCACAAACAATTGCGATATACCATAACTTAAAAAGAAACAGGTTAGGGTTAACTGTATGTTCTTTTCGGCTACTTCCAGGCTTTTAGCCATGTCGGGAAAAGAGGGCAAATAAATATCCGTAACAAACCCCGATAAGGGTATGGAAATAAAAGCCAGTATAGTAGCTATCTTCTTCCTTTTTTCTGACGCACTTTGTAACATAATTCCTTGCTTAAATAATACGGCAAAGTTAAAACGCATCACGCCACCACTGTTTAGAAAATTCAAACTCAATCTTGTAACATTCAAAGAATGGTCACTTTTATGGCTCAAAACATTTTTTTGTTAATCACACCAACACATGTATATATTGCATAATCTTTGCACAACCCTATTAACTTGTAAAGCAGTACCTGTAAAAAACCATACATGAAGCTACCTTTTATTGAAACTATCGCCTGGGTGGAACATAGCCCAAACCTTCTCATGTGGAAGTTTCCCGATGAAGACTGTGAAATTAAGAACGGCGCAAAACTTACCGTACGGGAATCGGAAAAAGCATTGTTATTGAATGAAGGTCAGCTGGCAGACGTATTTGAACCCGGCTTACATACGCTCAGCACCGC encodes the following:
- a CDS encoding MFS transporter, translated to MNFLNSGGVMRFNFAVLFKQGIMLQSASEKRKKIATILAFISIPLSGFVTDIYLPSFPDMAKSLEVAEKNIQLTLTCFFLSYGISQLFVGSLLDSIGRFKPAMYALVALVLSSMVIGLTRDVRLICLLRVLQGIAVAFVVVGKRAFFVDLYTGDKLKHYLSFFTITWSLGPIVAPFLGGFLQKLFGWQSNFYFLAIYALLMLVFELIYSGETLATRKPFHITTIKKNYAMMLGNPVFLLGIITLGLAYSVVMVFNISGPFVIANSFHFSSVVIGYCTLMLGFSWMIGGIVAKRLIALEFNKKVMGAAMLQLALIVVLLAISVYSQQLWCFMLFAFIIHICSGFLYTVNFTTSLLFFPQHAGMTSGLMGGLVYLITSLASYVISITGKIATQEDIVWRYICISVLLVGTVGMAIYKKKEKYLVAK